The genomic interval CAGGGAGAGCTGGGCGAGCGTCAGGCCGAGGCCGTCGGCGACCGGCCGCAGGCGCTGCACCCGGCCCAGCACGTCGTCGTTCAGCCAGTCGGCCAGCACGGGCGAGCCGTCGTTGGAGGCCGTGGCCCGGGAGTCCGCCGGCCACTCGCCGCCGGGCAGGTACTTGCCGGTCAGAACGCCCTGGGCCAGCGGCGACCAGACGATCTGGGACATCCCGAGCTCCTCGCAGACCGGCATCACCTCGGCCTCGGGCACCCGCCACAGGGCGCTGTACTGCGGCTGGTTGGAGACCAGCGGGATCCGCAGCTCGCGGGCGAGGGCGTGGCCGCGGCGGATCTGGTCCGCGGTCCACTCGGAGACGCCGATGTAGTGCGCCTTGCCCGCGTGGACGAGGTCGGCGAAGGCCTCCATGGTCTCCTCCAGCGGGGTGGAGGGGTCGAAGCGGTGGGCCTGGTAGAGATCCACGTGGTCGGTGCCCAGCCGTCGCAGGGAGCCCTCGATCGACTCGCGTATGTGCTTCCGCGAGAGCCCCATGTCGTTGCGGCCGGGCCCGGTCGGGGCGAAGACCTTGGTGAAGATCTCCAGGCCCTCCCGGCGCTCGCCCTTCAGCGCCCGGCCGAGGGATTCCTCCGCCTGGGTGTCCGCGTAGACGTCCGCGGTGTCGAAGGTGGTGATTCCCGCGTCGAGCGCGGCACGCACCAGGGCGGTCTCCGTCTCCTCACTTCTCGATGAACTCCGGGTCAGCCAGTTCCCGTAGGCGATCCGGCTGACGATCAATCCGCTGCGGCCAAGGTGACGGAAATCCATGTGCCCACGCTAGCAATGGACTTCGCCCATGATCCGATGAATGCGGAATTCGCCGGGGGCCCTTTCTCAGTGCGTTCCGGCGCCGGGCAGCAGCGTTCCCGGCTCGGCGGCGGCGACCTCCACGGCCTCCGTCTTGGGGCTGCGGCGCTGGCGCCGGGCGGCGAAGTTGGCCAGCCACGACAGGATCATGCACATCCCGATGTAGATCGGCGAGATGATCATGACGACGGGGATGAACGGCAGCCCGTAGTCGAGGTTGCTGGCGATCAGCTTGCCCGCGTGCAGGAACTCCTCGTAGGTGATCAGGAAGCCGAGCGAGGTGTCCTTCAGGGCCACCACCAGCTGGCTGATGATCGTCGGCAGCATCGCGCGCAGCGCCTGGGGCACCAGGACATAGGTCATCACCTGTGTCTTGCGCATGCCCAGGGAGTACGCCGCCTCGCGCTGACCGCGCTCGACGGAGTTCACGCCGGTACGGAAGACCTCCGCGAGCACCGAGCCGTTGTAGAGGGTCAGACCGGTGATCAGGGCGGGCATCGGCTGCACCTTGAGCGCCACGAACACGAAGAAGATCATGACCAGCACCGGCATGGCGCGGAAGAACTCCACCAGCAGCGTGGCCAGCCAGCGCACCGGC from Streptomyces albireticuli carries:
- a CDS encoding aldo/keto reductase family protein, with the protein product MDFRHLGRSGLIVSRIAYGNWLTRSSSRSEETETALVRAALDAGITTFDTADVYADTQAEESLGRALKGERREGLEIFTKVFAPTGPGRNDMGLSRKHIRESIEGSLRRLGTDHVDLYQAHRFDPSTPLEETMEAFADLVHAGKAHYIGVSEWTADQIRRGHALARELRIPLVSNQPQYSALWRVPEAEVMPVCEELGMSQIVWSPLAQGVLTGKYLPGGEWPADSRATASNDGSPVLADWLNDDVLGRVQRLRPVADGLGLTLAQLSLAWVLQHPNVATAVIGASRPEQIAGNAEAAGVRLDEETMAAIDAALAPVANRDPSVTADSSPADPGWRLA
- a CDS encoding amino acid ABC transporter permease, translated to MSDTALYDIPGPLARRRHRLYGVVSTVVILGLVAWVVYLLFDTHQFTAEKWRPFTYVGIQELLLRGLGNTLKAFAYAAVLSLALGGVLATGRLSAHRPVRWLATLLVEFFRAMPVLVMIFFVFVALKVQPMPALITGLTLYNGSVLAEVFRTGVNSVERGQREAAYSLGMRKTQVMTYVLVPQALRAMLPTIISQLVVALKDTSLGFLITYEEFLHAGKLIASNLDYGLPFIPVVMIISPIYIGMCMILSWLANFAARRQRRSPKTEAVEVAAAEPGTLLPGAGTH